A section of the Leptospira noumeaensis genome encodes:
- a CDS encoding LIC11073 family putative lipoprotein, with protein MRFPSLHPLYFICISLLSFFRCGINTDTPVAPFVFLVPPSVPQILSMVAVNSNITNDYQTDILNYTADPRPEYILRYYVTNREPQFLGYNLYVTTAFPGIIQTVQGEWLEDGVQPSFPHLPYEASTESSKIVTKRIRFAVPPPGAEFFQKCQIYNFTLRSMLTGGLISNPSTTSSTCAIPNKVNDIQTLCAVGVGCNTTICANAACGTPTACALGTACNPCTKGNNDLGCTCPAGQSPPGCQYVGP; from the coding sequence ATGCGTTTTCCCTCTTTACATCCACTTTACTTTATCTGCATATCTTTACTCTCTTTTTTTAGGTGTGGAATCAATACAGATACGCCCGTAGCACCCTTTGTTTTTCTAGTTCCTCCCAGTGTGCCGCAGATCCTTTCTATGGTTGCTGTCAATAGCAACATCACCAATGACTACCAAACGGATATTCTCAATTACACTGCAGATCCTAGACCGGAATACATCCTTCGTTATTATGTTACGAACCGGGAACCTCAGTTTTTAGGTTATAACCTCTATGTGACCACTGCCTTTCCAGGGATCATCCAAACCGTCCAAGGGGAATGGTTGGAAGATGGGGTACAACCCAGTTTCCCCCACCTTCCTTATGAAGCCTCCACAGAATCATCCAAGATTGTGACCAAAAGAATTCGTTTTGCAGTTCCTCCTCCGGGAGCAGAATTTTTCCAAAAATGCCAAATCTATAACTTTACTTTGCGTTCTATGCTCACGGGTGGACTCATCTCCAATCCGTCCACAACTTCCAGCACTTGCGCCATTCCAAATAAGGTAAACGACATCCAAACCCTTTGTGCTGTAGGCGTCGGATGTAATACCACCATTTGTGCCAATGCCGCTTGTGGAACACCGACGGCCTGTGCCTTGGGAACTGCATGTAACCCTTGTACCAAGGGAAATAATGATTTAGGTTGCACATGCCCAGCCGGACAATCTCCTCCAGGATGCCAATACGTTGGCCCATAA
- a CDS encoding flagellar filament outer layer protein FlaA — MKFAKKFTFCLGFLLMISGLLSLPRPYDPDELGRVQILKSALSIDTSYLLFLVEDFEGERPWDFYRVDSFLAVTQFAANVPKSEAFLQEAAILKESGYSNLQNQTSFLLQSYVENPRLDHWEVRPKEPILMPLGMPIQGILWVYSEGHHINLSMGLSQKKSKDLYFDLGTLNFVGWRRLEFKINLPKENTRLIQSMSFPISFASFRLKSLASQKKGEFHLYFDNLSFVIDKRTFIYPGSEVNDTWGNKR, encoded by the coding sequence ATGAAATTTGCAAAAAAATTTACATTCTGTTTGGGTTTCCTACTCATGATTTCTGGACTTTTGTCTCTTCCGAGACCATATGATCCCGACGAATTGGGCCGAGTTCAAATTTTAAAATCGGCTCTTTCCATAGACACAAGTTACCTCCTCTTCCTTGTGGAAGACTTTGAAGGAGAAAGGCCTTGGGATTTTTACCGAGTGGATTCGTTTTTAGCAGTCACACAATTTGCCGCTAACGTTCCCAAGTCGGAGGCTTTTTTACAAGAGGCCGCTATCTTAAAAGAATCAGGGTATTCAAACTTACAAAACCAAACGAGTTTCCTCCTCCAAAGTTATGTAGAAAATCCAAGACTCGACCATTGGGAAGTGAGACCGAAAGAACCAATTCTTATGCCACTCGGAATGCCCATCCAAGGAATCCTTTGGGTGTATTCAGAAGGCCACCATATCAATCTCAGTATGGGACTTTCCCAGAAAAAATCCAAAGATTTGTATTTTGATTTAGGGACTTTGAATTTTGTAGGTTGGCGTCGGTTGGAATTTAAAATCAACCTTCCCAAAGAAAATACAAGGCTCATCCAATCCATGTCCTTCCCTATTTCCTTTGCTTCCTTTCGGTTAAAAAGTTTGGCTTCACAAAAGAAAGGTGAGTTTCATTTATACTTTGACAATTTGAGTTTTGTGATAGATAAAAGAACTTTCATCTACCCTGGTTCGGAAGTGAACGACACTTGGGGTAACAAACGCTAA
- a CDS encoding LIC_20245 family lipoprotein, whose translation MGIQKKLLFVSISLIGLFFLILLVMGGEDEEEARRKKERGSQALALFGGGSGGPKGTNRLGVRGEDAGSIFDSDYYNAGGMRYEEDNNLGGSEAGEVPINPQTGKPYPPEAMQAFEELREQFPDNDLIPKRLTPEDKQKQAEFNQKLSRATNSVFGGTPNATDITLYYNHVRKQGKDRLEIINYLIESQGGDDPEMDKKFQEILKNIQYQNEQVEKEASNAFQKAGISPP comes from the coding sequence ATGGGAATCCAAAAAAAATTACTCTTTGTCTCCATTTCTCTGATTGGGCTTTTTTTTCTCATCCTCCTCGTTATGGGTGGAGAAGATGAAGAAGAAGCTCGCCGTAAAAAAGAAAGAGGGTCGCAGGCCCTAGCCCTATTTGGGGGAGGATCTGGCGGCCCTAAGGGAACCAACCGTTTGGGTGTTCGCGGGGAAGATGCAGGTTCCATCTTCGATTCCGACTACTACAATGCTGGTGGGATGCGGTATGAGGAAGATAACAATCTTGGTGGGTCGGAAGCAGGGGAAGTTCCCATCAATCCACAAACAGGAAAACCTTATCCTCCTGAAGCCATGCAGGCCTTTGAGGAACTTCGGGAACAATTTCCGGATAACGATTTGATTCCAAAACGATTGACCCCGGAAGACAAACAAAAACAGGCCGAGTTCAATCAAAAACTTTCACGTGCCACAAACTCAGTGTTTGGTGGAACGCCTAATGCCACTGACATTACCTTGTACTACAACCATGTTCGAAAACAAGGAAAGGACAGATTGGAAATCATCAACTACTTGATTGAATCACAAGGGGGAGATGATCCGGAGATGGATAAAAAATTCCAAGAGATTTTAAAAAATATCCAATACCAAAACGAACAAGTGGAAAAGGAAGCATCGAACGCTTTCCAAAAGGCGGGAATTTCTCCTCCTTAG
- the rsmI gene encoding 16S rRNA (cytidine(1402)-2'-O)-methyltransferase, whose amino-acid sequence MAHKREVGSLYVVATPIGNLGDITLRALEIFKTVDLVLCESAKETRSLFSKLEIVTPVLALYKDSSETPYANVLEQLKSGKSMALVSDAGTPGVSDPGSQMVRTAREKGIRIVPVPGASALTALLSVSGFQVNPTYFLGFLSEKPSKKRRELERASEIDGLVVFYESVHKLPRLYPMLEELFPETEVLVGRELTKTFEEVLYYANPRELAKEPPNAKGEFVFLLNHRKKTLKGFSDSSDM is encoded by the coding sequence TTGGCCCATAAACGGGAAGTTGGTTCTCTCTATGTCGTGGCCACACCCATAGGAAATCTGGGAGACATCACCTTACGCGCCTTAGAAATTTTTAAAACTGTGGATCTTGTTCTTTGCGAATCAGCCAAAGAAACTAGGTCTCTATTTTCCAAATTAGAAATTGTGACACCTGTTCTTGCCCTTTATAAAGACAGTTCGGAAACTCCTTATGCCAATGTCCTAGAACAGCTAAAGTCAGGGAAATCAATGGCCCTAGTTTCTGATGCCGGAACTCCGGGCGTTTCGGATCCAGGAAGCCAAATGGTACGCACAGCTCGGGAAAAAGGGATTCGGATTGTTCCTGTGCCAGGTGCTTCCGCCCTCACTGCTCTACTTTCTGTTTCTGGATTTCAGGTCAATCCCACATATTTTTTAGGATTCCTCTCTGAAAAACCGAGTAAAAAACGCCGAGAATTAGAAAGAGCATCGGAGATCGATGGACTTGTAGTTTTTTATGAATCGGTTCACAAACTCCCCAGACTCTACCCTATGCTTGAAGAGCTCTTTCCGGAAACGGAGGTGCTTGTGGGAAGGGAGTTGACAAAGACCTTTGAAGAGGTACTTTACTATGCAAATCCTAGGGAATTGGCGAAAGAACCGCCAAATGCCAAAGGAGAGTTTGTTTTTCTCTTAAATCATCGAAAAAAAACACTTAAGGGATTTTCGGATTCCTCCGATATGTGA
- the mnmA gene encoding tRNA 2-thiouridine(34) synthase MnmA, translating to MKEKEKIIVAMSGGVDSAVAAGLLMEAGYDVIGVNLRTWEYEAPACDTTKKSCCSPEDIRDARDVGLSLNIPFYVIKMEKVFGERVIDRFINDYKDGRTPNPCVECNTFVKFGALFEQAKILGIEKIATGHYARVIEVDGRYAIRNAVDMKKNQTYYLYGLSQENIKNTVFPLGEMDKAQVREIAKRMGLPVAEKPESQEICFIPENDYRSFLKKKGMEFTPGFFKLASGQIIGKHQGKEGFTIGQRKGLGIAWKNPLYVLSIEDDGTVVLGEEEETVSESFVLEEITYQALTPMEVGESKEMKVQIRYRSAPVHCKVTSLGNTWKVEFLEDVKSVTPGQSATFYPTNGDYLFAGGIIQKGSITRKVKTNFVLEAESVTI from the coding sequence GTGAAAGAAAAAGAAAAAATCATAGTGGCGATGAGTGGGGGAGTTGATAGCGCTGTGGCCGCAGGACTTCTAATGGAAGCAGGTTACGACGTGATCGGTGTGAACCTACGCACTTGGGAATATGAAGCTCCCGCTTGTGACACCACTAAAAAATCCTGCTGTTCTCCTGAAGACATCCGAGATGCACGTGATGTGGGTCTTTCATTAAACATTCCTTTTTACGTAATCAAAATGGAAAAGGTGTTTGGAGAACGAGTCATCGACCGTTTTATTAATGATTATAAAGATGGAAGGACACCAAACCCTTGTGTGGAATGTAACACCTTTGTGAAGTTTGGTGCTCTTTTTGAACAAGCCAAAATTTTGGGGATAGAAAAAATCGCCACAGGCCACTATGCCCGTGTCATCGAAGTGGATGGACGTTATGCCATCCGGAATGCCGTTGACATGAAAAAAAATCAAACGTACTATTTGTACGGTTTGTCCCAAGAAAATATTAAAAATACAGTTTTCCCTTTGGGTGAGATGGACAAAGCCCAGGTACGTGAAATTGCAAAACGTATGGGTCTTCCAGTGGCTGAAAAACCAGAGTCACAAGAGATTTGTTTTATCCCTGAAAATGACTACCGATCTTTCTTAAAAAAGAAAGGAATGGAGTTTACACCTGGATTCTTTAAATTGGCTTCCGGACAAATCATTGGCAAACACCAAGGAAAAGAAGGATTCACTATCGGCCAAAGAAAAGGCCTTGGGATCGCATGGAAAAACCCACTCTATGTTCTGTCCATTGAAGATGATGGAACGGTTGTACTTGGGGAAGAAGAAGAAACGGTTTCCGAATCTTTTGTTTTAGAAGAAATTACATACCAAGCTCTCACTCCTATGGAAGTTGGTGAATCGAAAGAAATGAAAGTCCAAATCCGTTATAGAAGTGCGCCTGTTCATTGTAAGGTGACTTCTCTTGGGAATACTTGGAAAGTGGAATTTTTAGAAGATGTAAAAAGTGTAACGCCTGGCCAATCGGCAACTTTTTATCCAACAAATGGGGATTATTTATTTGCTGGTGGGATCATTCAGAAAGGTTCCATCACAAGAAAGGTAAAAACAAATTTTGTTTTAGAGGCGGAGAGCGTTACCATTTGA
- a CDS encoding 3-deoxy-D-manno-octulosonic acid transferase, with translation MVYFFYNILISFISFILKFLSLFLKPVRNELQKRKFSLESIFSKSAEGKFVIWLHAASVGELDQARALTETIRKKNKNVFIIQSVFSSSVKESTFSDPLADVYFYLPLDTAHAYDKIFSHFKPKVLFVMAWDTWPNLLKVANRQGTKTYLPCASLSSESSRKNPIVRSLTKASFQYLTGIYPSHELMAKEFTGLISPKTDFIVLGDTRFESVLGKLETKTPNPSFTRFVSEEKSFLSKNKPIILGSTYGICEERFTAYLKSHSDDAYYWIFPHKWEENRMMELIPNLENYGTVGVFSKLKPGEPLPKFLLFDLMGILAFAYQYGSFAYVGGAWLHRVHNTIEPAALGLPVITGPRISNAPEAIVMQELGGLFKTESEIQFVEKFALLVQNKSLREKMGQGNRNFVVENRGASDKIYNRVFSDAQN, from the coding sequence ATGGTATATTTTTTCTACAACATTCTTATTTCATTCATTAGTTTCATTTTAAAATTTCTTTCTTTGTTTCTAAAACCAGTAAGAAATGAATTACAAAAAAGGAAATTCTCCTTAGAAAGTATTTTTTCAAAATCAGCAGAAGGGAAATTTGTGATTTGGCTCCACGCGGCAAGTGTGGGAGAACTTGACCAGGCCCGTGCCCTTACAGAAACCATCCGTAAAAAAAATAAAAACGTATTTATCATCCAATCTGTTTTTTCATCTTCTGTAAAAGAATCCACTTTTTCAGATCCACTAGCAGATGTGTATTTTTATCTTCCACTAGATACAGCTCACGCCTACGACAAAATTTTTTCTCACTTCAAACCAAAAGTTCTTTTTGTAATGGCTTGGGACACTTGGCCCAATCTTTTGAAAGTGGCAAATCGCCAGGGAACAAAAACCTATCTTCCTTGCGCCAGTCTGTCCTCAGAGTCTTCCAGAAAAAATCCGATAGTGCGGTCGTTAACAAAAGCTTCCTTCCAGTATCTGACAGGAATTTATCCAAGCCATGAACTGATGGCAAAAGAATTTACAGGCCTCATCTCTCCAAAAACCGATTTTATCGTGTTAGGTGACACAAGATTTGAATCTGTTCTTGGAAAATTAGAAACTAAAACACCAAACCCTAGTTTTACTCGTTTCGTTTCCGAGGAAAAAAGTTTTTTATCCAAAAACAAACCCATCATCCTCGGTTCCACTTATGGGATTTGTGAAGAGCGATTTACCGCTTACTTAAAAAGTCATTCCGATGATGCCTATTATTGGATTTTTCCTCATAAATGGGAGGAAAATCGAATGATGGAATTGATTCCTAATTTAGAAAATTACGGGACTGTAGGAGTCTTTTCAAAACTAAAACCAGGAGAGCCATTACCCAAATTCCTTCTTTTTGATCTGATGGGAATTTTGGCTTTTGCCTACCAATATGGAAGTTTTGCTTATGTGGGTGGAGCCTGGTTGCACCGAGTCCACAATACCATTGAACCGGCAGCTCTCGGCCTTCCAGTCATCACAGGACCTAGAATCAGTAACGCTCCCGAAGCCATCGTTATGCAAGAATTAGGTGGACTTTTCAAAACAGAATCGGAAATCCAATTTGTAGAAAAATTTGCCTTACTTGTACAAAACAAATCTTTAAGAGAAAAGATGGGTCAGGGGAATCGAAACTTTGTTGTAGAAAATAGAGGTGCGTCGGATAAGATTTATAACCGAGTTTTCTCCGATGCCCAAAATTAA
- the nadE gene encoding NAD(+) synthase has protein sequence MPKIKIAAITLNTTPLDFLGNYESIIQAIKNPETKGADCILFPELCISGYGCEDAFYKPYVWTRSEEIIKELKHISINQILIVGLPVFVGSFLYNCMAVLYGGKVVALVPKLNLANTGVHYERRWFHSESEFLNRSISFAGEEVPFGHFIFQTENWNFGVEICEDSWSVQKPASFYSLQGTDVLFSPGASHFAMGKQNIRKQIFTESSRNQCNLQVFTNLVGNESGRIIFEGGAIFASTGNLVKEGQRLSFTPYQVTSYTFDPHLIRAAKARSFRDSKPNVHRTEIPNIQLEPLKESRDGYSSSFSVLDKRVERETSLETNSGSYPFSIYEEFTKAVSLGLFDYLRKSKTKGFTLSLSGGADSATCALLVNSMKEIAIEENGDSTFSSLGINEKELLVTLYQKTENNSSLTEEIAKTLSEELGYPFHSIPIDGAVDTSIKLIESVLGKTLNWKEHDLPLQNIQARVRSPLVWLLANLNGHLLISTGNRSEASVGYTTMDGDSSGSLAPLAGVSKEFLLDWLDDIQNGNNRFITPKESIRILRNTKPTAELKPLSEHQEDEKDLMPYPILQSIERKLVYLGVQDADCLEALIKEFPWETPDVLSTHIKKFKKLFMTSQWKRERLPPSFHLDEYGLDPKSSYRYPILSNET, from the coding sequence ATGCCCAAAATTAAAATTGCCGCTATCACACTAAACACCACTCCCCTAGACTTTTTGGGGAACTATGAATCCATCATCCAGGCAATCAAAAATCCAGAAACAAAGGGAGCCGATTGTATCCTTTTTCCCGAACTTTGTATTTCGGGATACGGGTGTGAAGATGCTTTTTACAAACCTTATGTTTGGACTCGTTCCGAAGAAATCATTAAAGAACTAAAACATATTTCTATAAACCAGATTTTGATTGTTGGTCTTCCTGTATTTGTTGGATCTTTTTTATACAATTGTATGGCCGTGCTTTATGGAGGAAAGGTGGTGGCACTGGTTCCAAAATTAAATTTAGCAAACACTGGCGTACACTATGAACGGAGATGGTTTCATTCTGAATCAGAATTTTTAAACAGAAGTATATCCTTTGCTGGTGAGGAAGTTCCTTTTGGACATTTTATCTTTCAAACTGAGAACTGGAACTTTGGAGTTGAGATTTGTGAAGACAGTTGGTCTGTACAAAAACCTGCATCCTTTTATTCCTTACAAGGAACCGATGTTTTGTTTTCACCTGGAGCTTCTCATTTTGCGATGGGAAAACAAAACATAAGAAAACAAATTTTTACCGAATCCAGTAGAAACCAGTGTAACCTCCAAGTGTTTACCAATCTTGTTGGAAATGAATCAGGACGGATTATCTTCGAGGGCGGAGCCATTTTTGCTTCCACCGGGAACCTTGTCAAAGAAGGACAAAGATTATCCTTCACTCCTTACCAAGTGACTTCCTATACCTTTGATCCCCATTTGATCCGTGCGGCCAAAGCCAGATCTTTTCGTGATTCCAAACCCAATGTTCATAGAACAGAGATTCCCAATATCCAATTAGAACCTTTAAAGGAAAGCCGCGATGGATATAGTTCTAGTTTTTCTGTTTTGGATAAAAGAGTCGAAAGGGAAACTAGTTTGGAAACAAATTCTGGTTCTTATCCTTTCAGTATTTATGAAGAATTTACAAAAGCGGTTTCCCTTGGGCTTTTTGATTATTTAAGGAAGTCAAAAACCAAAGGTTTTACCCTTTCTCTTTCCGGGGGAGCCGACAGTGCCACTTGCGCCTTACTTGTGAATTCTATGAAAGAAATCGCCATAGAAGAAAATGGTGATTCTACTTTTTCATCCCTTGGGATCAATGAAAAAGAACTTCTCGTCACCCTATACCAAAAAACAGAAAACAATTCTTCTCTCACAGAGGAGATTGCAAAAACATTAAGCGAAGAATTAGGTTATCCATTTCATTCCATTCCGATTGATGGGGCCGTAGACACCTCTATTAAACTGATTGAATCCGTCCTTGGAAAAACTCTGAATTGGAAAGAACATGACTTACCTTTACAAAACATCCAAGCCAGGGTTCGTTCTCCTCTGGTTTGGTTACTTGCCAATCTCAATGGACATTTACTTATATCAACAGGCAATCGCAGTGAGGCAAGTGTGGGTTATACAACGATGGATGGGGATTCCTCCGGATCATTAGCTCCACTAGCAGGCGTTAGCAAGGAATTTTTATTGGATTGGTTAGACGATATTCAAAATGGAAACAACCGCTTCATTACACCTAAAGAATCCATTCGGATTTTAAGGAATACAAAACCAACAGCGGAACTAAAACCCCTTTCCGAACACCAAGAAGATGAAAAGGATCTGATGCCTTATCCTATCTTACAATCAATTGAAAGAAAACTTGTGTATTTAGGAGTGCAAGATGCGGATTGTTTGGAAGCACTCATAAAGGAATTCCCATGGGAAACTCCGGATGTACTTTCTACTCATATCAAAAAGTTTAAAAAACTATTTATGACATCACAATGGAAAAGAGAGAGGCTCCCTCCCTCCTTCCATTTGGATGAATACGGCCTAGATCCAAAATCCAGTTACCGTTATCCCATTTTATCAAACGAAACTTAA
- a CDS encoding flagellar biosynthesis anti-sigma factor FlgM codes for MNVDKVGRVGGYGYEPKKPQGPRETEAQAPVDTISISDAAKKIASEAKLQAEVKQIAKQIVQAPPEEDRTEKIKAIKERLKNGDYDNLSTEMLDKISDQIASTFLGQQ; via the coding sequence ATGAACGTCGACAAAGTAGGACGAGTTGGTGGTTACGGATACGAACCGAAAAAACCACAAGGGCCAAGAGAAACGGAAGCACAAGCTCCGGTAGACACAATTTCTATCTCTGACGCTGCCAAAAAAATTGCCTCGGAAGCAAAACTTCAAGCAGAAGTAAAACAGATCGCAAAACAAATCGTACAAGCTCCTCCAGAGGAAGATCGTACGGAAAAAATCAAAGCGATCAAAGAACGATTGAAAAACGGCGACTACGACAACCTCTCTACAGAGATGTTGGATAAAATCTCCGACCAAATCGCGTCAACTTTCCTCGGACAACAGTAA
- a CDS encoding sensor domain-containing diguanylate cyclase → MSFKENTDIVFEHYEKKIYDQKQLLEISRALNSTLDYKYLIDAILNICLAQLQTLHAAMYLEPEIDLGLFKLEPQSIKGFELNTEEQNYEVKIDSPLIHYFEEKPKAITMDQILLMDTLKSIPDVTYLRKMGAEILVPLNAKGKVNGLLVLGDKMTSEEFSEDEKEFMTTLANLAGIAVDNARLYELATVDMMTGLKIHHYFQTKLKEEMDRCRKKGTKLCLLFTDVDHFKNFNDTYGHQAGDVVLIEVAKQLINAGQRHHIPARYGGEEFCLVMPGATEDEAMAKGEEIRKAVESMVVKNPNDGTDLKVTLSVGVSSFRTTDRSNKDLIERADKALYQAKHSGRNRTICYKD, encoded by the coding sequence TTGTCTTTTAAAGAAAACACTGATATCGTTTTTGAGCATTACGAAAAAAAAATCTACGACCAAAAGCAGCTACTGGAAATCTCCCGTGCCCTGAATTCCACGTTAGACTATAAGTATTTAATTGATGCAATTCTTAACATCTGTTTGGCGCAGTTACAAACTCTTCATGCGGCTATGTACTTAGAGCCAGAGATTGATTTAGGTCTTTTTAAATTAGAACCTCAATCCATCAAAGGTTTTGAGTTAAACACAGAAGAACAAAACTACGAAGTTAAAATCGATAGCCCTCTCATCCATTATTTCGAGGAAAAACCCAAAGCCATCACCATGGATCAAATCCTTCTGATGGATACTTTGAAGTCCATTCCGGATGTTACCTATCTTCGTAAGATGGGAGCAGAGATCCTTGTCCCTCTCAATGCCAAGGGGAAGGTGAATGGCCTTCTGGTTCTTGGAGACAAGATGACTTCCGAAGAGTTTTCGGAAGATGAAAAAGAATTTATGACAACCCTTGCCAACCTCGCAGGGATTGCTGTGGACAATGCTCGTTTGTACGAACTGGCCACTGTAGACATGATGACTGGTTTAAAAATCCATCACTACTTCCAAACCAAACTCAAAGAAGAAATGGACCGGTGCCGTAAAAAAGGAACCAAACTTTGTTTGTTATTTACCGACGTGGATCATTTCAAAAATTTTAATGATACCTACGGCCACCAAGCAGGAGACGTGGTTCTGATTGAAGTCGCAAAACAGTTGATTAACGCAGGCCAGCGCCACCACATTCCTGCCCGTTACGGTGGAGAGGAGTTTTGTCTCGTTATGCCTGGGGCCACAGAAGATGAGGCGATGGCAAAGGGAGAAGAAATCCGGAAAGCCGTCGAATCGATGGTGGTTAAAAATCCAAATGATGGGACAGACCTAAAAGTCACCCTATCTGTGGGAGTTTCTAGTTTCCGCACCACGGACAGAAGTAATAAAGATTTGATCGAAAGGGCTGACAAGGCACTCTACCAGGCGAAACATTCTGGTAGAAACCGCACAATTTGTTATAAAGATTAG
- the proC gene encoding pyrroline-5-carboxylate reductase, translating to MQKKPIETVGVVGLGKMGAAIASALVKKGTKVYGFDPNLKESPLSGVNLVGTLDSISKETDVIVIAVKPNLVVPVLKEFSKPATFVSIAAGISYSQILEAAPQGSFSVRVMPNLPLVSERGAIAYFCDDASVTNVERLFSGMGSHIRVSKESLMDAVTALSGSGPAYVLTFLQAMAEGGLQEGLSYEESLSLAMETIEGTLVYFRKQRENDPNLHPMEMRNWVTSPGGTTIHGLDALERGGFSTAVRDAIHRATERSKELGKG from the coding sequence ATGCAGAAAAAACCAATTGAAACGGTAGGGGTTGTGGGACTTGGAAAGATGGGAGCTGCAATTGCTTCTGCCCTTGTGAAAAAGGGAACCAAGGTATATGGATTTGATCCCAACTTAAAAGAATCTCCTTTATCGGGAGTGAACCTTGTTGGTACCCTAGATTCCATAAGTAAAGAAACGGACGTGATCGTGATCGCGGTAAAACCAAATCTTGTGGTTCCTGTTTTAAAAGAATTTTCGAAACCGGCAACATTCGTGTCCATTGCGGCAGGAATTTCCTATTCACAAATTTTGGAAGCGGCTCCCCAAGGTTCGTTTTCTGTTCGAGTGATGCCAAATCTTCCTTTGGTTTCTGAACGAGGGGCTATTGCGTACTTTTGTGATGATGCCAGTGTTACAAACGTAGAACGACTGTTTAGTGGAATGGGAAGTCATATTCGTGTTTCCAAAGAATCACTCATGGATGCGGTGACTGCTCTTTCTGGTTCTGGTCCGGCTTATGTGTTAACATTTTTACAAGCAATGGCAGAAGGTGGGTTACAAGAAGGACTCAGTTACGAGGAATCCTTGTCTTTGGCAATGGAAACCATTGAAGGAACGCTGGTGTATTTTCGTAAACAGAGAGAAAATGATCCCAACCTCCATCCGATGGAAATGAGAAATTGGGTGACTTCTCCCGGAGGAACTACCATTCATGGACTAGATGCTTTGGAGAGAGGTGGATTCTCAACCGCCGTGAGAGATGCAATACACAGAGCGACGGAGAGAAGTAAGGAATTGGGGAAAGGATAA
- a CDS encoding YggS family pyridoxal phosphate-dependent enzyme produces MADYGSSYLSIQNSLKDLFPNKSPVLIAVSKTKPYEVVKEAYLQGIREFGENYIPEAISKFTKLREEFPEAVTSVKLHHIGPVQSGTLRKLFGMFSFTHGVGSISTLKELLKRAEKEKKEIRYFLQTNLTEENTKHGMGFETLRSMKDALSSYQNEFCIWEGFMGMGPSSGDLRETREVFSLLAELRNTYYPDKKLSMGMSGDYEIACELGSDYLRVGSKIFGDRNYAEKTN; encoded by the coding sequence GTGGCCGATTACGGTTCTTCGTATCTTTCCATACAAAATTCTTTAAAAGATTTGTTCCCAAACAAATCGCCAGTCCTCATTGCCGTTTCTAAAACCAAACCTTATGAAGTGGTGAAAGAAGCATATTTGCAGGGGATTCGCGAGTTCGGAGAAAATTATATCCCCGAAGCCATCTCCAAATTCACAAAACTAAGAGAAGAGTTTCCAGAAGCTGTCACTTCTGTCAAATTACACCATATTGGGCCTGTGCAATCAGGAACCTTACGAAAGTTATTTGGTATGTTTTCTTTTACTCATGGGGTCGGTAGTATCTCTACCTTAAAGGAACTTCTGAAACGTGCCGAAAAAGAAAAAAAGGAAATTCGCTATTTTTTACAAACCAATCTCACCGAAGAAAATACCAAACACGGAATGGGTTTTGAAACTTTACGTTCCATGAAAGATGCACTTTCTAGTTATCAAAACGAATTTTGTATTTGGGAAGGGTTTATGGGTATGGGTCCTTCGAGTGGAGATTTACGAGAGACGAGGGAAGTGTTTTCCCTTTTGGCAGAACTACGAAATACATATTATCCAGATAAAAAATTATCAATGGGTATGAGTGGTGATTATGAAATCGCCTGCGAATTAGGATCCGACTATTTAAGAGTGGGTTCAAAGATTTTTGGAGATAGGAACTATGCAGAAAAAACCAATTGA